A single region of the Epinephelus moara isolate mb chromosome 14, YSFRI_EMoa_1.0, whole genome shotgun sequence genome encodes:
- the LOC126401126 gene encoding serine/threonine-protein kinase D1-like, with protein sequence MSAPPLIRAPSPLPFSGGTNNTNTGTGGGGGGGGGGGGGGGGGGGGDVISFHIQIGLSREPVLLDAAELSLSQVREVACSIVDQKVTERVDPVLIRHFVTPAQVLMVCQKFKFKKLKCCKRFVLNIDTSKAESICVFIFYSKTKGKFQL encoded by the coding sequence ATGAGTGCGCCTCCGCTGATCCGTGCGCCCAGCCCGCTCCCGTTCTCAGGGGGGACAAACAACACCAACACCGGCAccgggggaggaggaggaggaggaggaggtggtggtggtggtggtggagggggaggaggtggcgATGTGATCTCCTTCCACATCCAGATCGGTCTGAGCCGGGAGCCGGTGCTGCTGGACGCCGCAGAGCTCAGCCTCAGTCAGGTCCGGGAGGTGGCGTGCTCCATCGTGGACCAGAAGGTAACTGAGAGAGTGGACCCAGTCCTCATCAGGCACTTTGTAACTCCTGCACAAGTTTTAATGGTGTGCCAaaagtttaagtttaaaaagTTAAAGTGCTGCAAgcgttttgttttaaatattgataCATCAAAGGCCGAATcaatatgtgtatttatattttacagtaAAACTAAAGGCAAATTCCaactttaa